A window from Mya arenaria isolate MELC-2E11 chromosome 9, ASM2691426v1 encodes these proteins:
- the LOC128203344 gene encoding uncharacterized protein LOC128203344 — MAYRTSRASDLRSYQTMASRASDYITLRASRFPDISGYTHNLSLRSAPLDFIDTRPRKKQSTVVTNTFRLADIEELDAAEEKATTISTGYSGYTKIVLLIMRCAVRMMKRLLLRFIASLQMDLNRFLDKYKEELLDTDVGEKYRYILYPTDGGFSNFAKWDMSLLSCVFAEVFRRILVQHVSRVNATFDRFLMRHRISITSTPAGRAYMTVLYPKTGRYSHIRFWNLSLLATVLHKACKDPLHIPSHLFRDIGYIFKLRKELYHYTEPLLGQDDYARYLTSIKGFINRGLVYLNNKPFRKKTLHEAAEIENGLFFQEQGRPAKVPRGQHSVTERIDNIDKKIDNLYKLLLRLEDGSHSEPMLGNETMLSQDEHSTGRSEGNPLPSRLNHIRESLDDARRDLNGVADSLIESHHQRGIQRLSPVQDTMPFDGGHVVDGAAHAQFVSSTPIQNHTEDEVKDNILGQQRFKNAMNAVRKHGTGRGGKQQVKQKQSDILTKTDSQHSSGTVSEPANKKFTMPKKKK, encoded by the exons atgGCTTATCGGACAAGCCGGGCATCAGATTTGAGATCGTACCAGACAATGGCCAGCCGTGCGTCTGACTACATAACACTGAGAGCCAGCAGATTCCCAGACATCAGCGGATATACTCACAACTTATCATTGAGAAGTGCCCCTTTAGATTTCATAGACACTCGTCCTAGGAAAAAACAATCTACAGTTGTGACAAATACATTCAGACTAGCAGATATTGAAGAACTTGATGCAGCTGAAGAGAAGGCCACAACGATTTCTACAGGATACTCCGGGTATACCAAGATCGTGCTTCTAATAATGAGATGTGCTGTCAGAATGATGAAAAGATTGCTCTTACGTTTCATTGCATCATTACAAATGGATCTAAACAGATTCCTGGATAAATACAAGGAAGAACTTCTCGACACAGACGTCGGAGAGAAGTATCGTTACATCTTGTACCCAACAGATGGTGGGTTTTCAAATTTTGCAAAGTGGGATATGTCTCTACTTTCCTGTGTGTTCGCCGAGGTGTTCAGACGAATACTCGTGCAACATGTTAGCAGGGTGAATGCAACATTTGATAGGTTCCTTATGCGTCACAGGATTAGCATCACCAGCACACCGGCTGGTAGGGCGTATATGACCGTCTTGTATCCCAAAACTGGACGATATTCACACATACGCTTTTGGAATCTGTCGCTTCTAGCTACTGTTCTACACAAGGCATGTAAGGACCCTTTACACATACCTTCCCATTTGTTCAGAGACATTGGCTACATTTTCAAACTGAGAAAGGAGCTGTACCATTATACGGAACCACTTCTAGGACAAGACGATTACGCGAGGTACCTGACGAGCATTAAGGGCTTTATAAACAGAGGACTTGTATACCTGAACAACAAACCGTTTCGGAAAAAGACGCTACACGAGGCTGCAGAAATAGAGAACGGTTTATTCTTCCAGGAACAAGGACGGCCAGCCAAAG TTCCAAGAGGACAACACTCAGTCACAGAACGCATTGACAATATCGACAAAA aaatcgACAACCTGTACAAGCTATTGCTGCGGCTTGAAGATGGTAGTCATTCTG AGCCAATGTTGGGAAACGAGACCATGTTGTCACAGGACGAGCACTCTACAGGAAGGAGTGAGGGAAATCCACTTCCATCCAGACTCAATCATATCCGAGAATCCCTCGACGATGCCAGAAGGGATTTAAATGGAG TTGCTGATTCGCTCATAGAGAGTCACCACCAGAGAGGGATACAAAGACTGTCGCCAG TGCAAGACACAATGCCATTCGATGGAGGTCACGTGGTTGATGGTGCCGCGCATGCGCAATTCGTATCCTCTACACCGATCCAAAACCACACAGAAGACGAAGTGAAAGACAATATATTAGGACAACAACGATTTAAGAATGCAATGAATGCTGTAAGGAAACACGGAACAGGCAGGGGTGGGAAACAACAAGTTAAACAAAAGCAGAGTGACATtctcaccaaaactgactcacAGCATTCAAGTGGAACTGTATCAGAACCTGCCAATAAGAAGTTCACTATGCCTAAAAAGAAAAAGTAG